The region ACGGCAGCAGCCACCCGGGCGGCGGCTTTGGACCGCCGTTCCATGCCAATCGACTCGATATCGTGGCCTTGGCGCCACAAAGCGAACTCTGCTGGCCAGCGTTCATGCAGGTTAGCTGCTGATTCGCCCTCCCAGTCGCCAAAGTTCCGTTCCCGCAGCCGGGTGTCGAGGCTGACCTCGAGCCCGGTCAGCGCGGCCAAGGCCCCGGCCGTGGCAGCGGCCCTAACCAAGTCAGATGACACAATCGCCCCGGGCTCCAGCTCGACCAGTTGCTCGGCTGCGGTGGCCGCCTGGGCCAGGCCCGTTTCGTCTAACGGGATATCGGATTGTCCCTGGATCCGCCGCGCCTTGTTGTAGGCGGTTTGCCCGTGGCGCCAGATCACGGCTCGCTCGGCCCCCATGGCTCTACTCCCCCACCGCTGTCACTAGGGCTGGACTGGCCACAAACTGGTCCAATGGCACTTCGGGGCAGTCCTTCCAAAGCCGGTCAAGGCCGTAGTATTGGCGATCCTCGGCGTGGAAAACATGAACCACGACGGCGCCAAGATCCAACAAGACCCAACGTGACCCGGCCCGGCCTTCACGCCGGGCCTTGGCCCCAAGTTGGGTGCAGCGCTCCTCGACGGCGTCAACAATGGCATCGACCTGGCGCTCCGAGGCGCCGCTAGCTAGCACGAACACATCAGTCAGGGCCAAGTGGCTGGTCACGTCCAAGGCT is a window of Micrococcales bacterium DNA encoding:
- the rsfS gene encoding ribosome silencing factor → MADDSALALARAAASAADGVKAEQIKALDVTSHLALTDVFVLASGASERQVDAIVDAVEERCTQLGAKARREGRAGSRWVLLDLGAVVVHVFHAEDRQYYGLDRLWKDCPEVPLDQFVASPALVTAVGE
- a CDS encoding histidine phosphatase family protein, which translates into the protein MGAERAVIWRHGQTAYNKARRIQGQSDIPLDETGLAQAATAAEQLVELEPGAIVSSDLVRAAATAGALAALTGLEVSLDTRLRERNFGDWEGESAANLHERWPAEFALWRQGHDIESIGMERRSKAAARVAAAV